A genomic stretch from Thalassophryne amazonica chromosome 18, fThaAma1.1, whole genome shotgun sequence includes:
- the LOC117530619 gene encoding renalase-like, with protein sequence MSHRVLIVGAGLTGSVCACTLRREMQHQVKVEVWDKARGPGGRMSTSRRESQSVDLGAQYITATPASASSHRSFYAELMHSGVLRPLEAQIEGLQQNDENKNYVSPQGMSAVVKHFLSQSGADVFFECHMTGLYSCGASWEVQRKNGDSKLFDTIVLTMPVPQILQLQGDMGKLLTIQQRENLGSVVYSSCFALALFFSPETILSFPWAARYVTHNDCIRYIAVDLCRGNADASTWGPSLVVHTSVQFGLEHLEWDKDKVKPIIMQELHKVLPGLPQPVSIKCHKWRYSR encoded by the exons ATGTCCCACCGGGTTCTGATAGTCGGAGCGGGTCTGACGGGGAGCGTGTGCGCGTGCACGCTGAGAAGAGAAATGCAGCATCAAGTGAAAGTGGAAGTTTGGGACAAAGCTCGAGGTCCAG GTGGCAGGATGTCCACCAGTCGTCGAGAGTCTCAGTCGGTTGACCTCGGAGCTCAGTACATCACTGCCACTCCAGCATCCGCCAGCTCACACCGCAG TTTCTATGCAGAACTGATGCATTCAGGTGTCCTGCGGCCTCTGGAAGCTCAGATTGAAGGTCTGCAGCAGAACGATGAGAACAagaattatgtgagtccacaaggCATGTCTGCTGTCGTCAAACACTTCCTGTCCCAGTCAG gagctgatgtgttctttgaatgTCACATGACTGGCCTGTATAGCtgcggtgcatcatgggaagtgCAGAGGAAAAATGGAGACAGCAAGTTGTTTGACACCATCGTCCTGACAATGCCAGTTCCTCAAATCCTGCAGCTGCAAGGAGACATGGGAAAAT TGCTGACCATCCAGCAGAGGGAGAATTTGGGCAGTGTTGTGTATTCCTCCTGTTTCGCCCTCGCCCTGTTCTTCAGTCCAGAGACCATCCTTAGTTTTCCCTGGGCGGCTCGCTACGTGACACACAACGACTGCATCCGCTACATCGCCGTGGACCTTTGCAGAGGCAATGCAG ATGCTTCCACTTGGGGTCCATCCCTGGTTGTCCAcaccagtgtccagtttggactGGAACACCTTGAGTGGGACAAGGACAAAGTGAAACCAATCATCATGCAAGAACTTCACAAAGTTCTTCCTGGTCTTCCTCAGCCAGTCAGCATCAAGTGTCACAAGTGGAGGTATTCCAGGTAA